The following coding sequences are from one Paenibacillus tundrae window:
- a CDS encoding PTS sugar transporter subunit IIA, with the protein MITTDQIYLDQSLPNKEDVFQFISAEAERYHITSNREQLEADLWEREQVYSTGLQDHFAIPHTQSEAVTRPAVMVIRLNEPIDWESHDGKPVKYIFVILVPKGHVDVSHLRIISSLATLLLEDSFKEGIAAAAKPEDVYGLLHQYTEGLVS; encoded by the coding sequence ATGATTACAACAGATCAGATTTATCTGGATCAATCATTGCCTAACAAAGAGGATGTATTTCAATTCATTTCCGCAGAAGCTGAACGTTATCACATTACAAGTAACCGCGAGCAGCTTGAAGCTGATTTGTGGGAGCGTGAACAAGTCTATTCCACGGGGTTGCAAGATCACTTCGCAATTCCACATACGCAGAGCGAAGCAGTGACTCGTCCAGCGGTGATGGTGATTCGTTTGAACGAGCCGATTGACTGGGAATCTCATGATGGGAAGCCCGTGAAATACATTTTTGTCATACTGGTACCGAAGGGTCATGTGGACGTATCTCATCTGAGGATCATTTCCTCACTTGCCACGTTATTACTCGAAGATTCATTCAAAGAGGGCATTGCAGCAGCGGCGAAGCCGGAAGATGTATATGGCTTGCTTCATCAATATACGGAAGGATTGGTGTCATAA
- a CDS encoding PTS fructose transporter subunit IIB produces MKIVGVTSCIAGLAHTPMAAKALEKAAVQLGYEIKVEQQGAMGQVNKLTEEDIAAANFVLIASDQTVKDMERFGDKKVVRVKIGHAVSQAEAVLTKAVEAVKAQS; encoded by the coding sequence ATGAAAATCGTAGGTGTAACGTCATGTATCGCAGGGCTTGCTCACACGCCAATGGCAGCAAAAGCATTGGAGAAGGCAGCAGTACAATTGGGTTACGAGATCAAAGTCGAGCAGCAAGGTGCGATGGGTCAAGTGAACAAGCTGACAGAGGAAGATATTGCAGCGGCTAATTTTGTACTCATTGCTTCGGATCAAACGGTGAAGGATATGGAGCGATTCGGCGATAAGAAGGTCGTACGTGTCAAAATTGGTCATGCGGTTAGTCAAGCTGAAGCGGTACTAACCAAAGCGGTAGAAGCGGTAAAAGCACAATCCTAA